CGGCACCCGCGACCGCGGTGACCGCTCAGAACGCGGACGCCATTCGCGCTGATATCGTCGTCGAAGGCGCGACCGGTGCCGTTACTCCCGGCGGTCAGCGCGTCCTCGAGGATCGCGGAATCACCGTCGTCCCGGATGTCCTGGCGACGGCCGGAACGATGGTCGCGGCCCACCTCGAGTGGGTCCAGAGCGTCGGTCGCGACCGGCTGGGTGACGCCCGCGTGAGCAACGAGTTCGGCTACGCGCTCACCGAGGCGGTCGACGACGTCCGAGACCGCCGCGAGCGGTGTAACCTGAGCTGGCGCGAGGCCGCCTACAGCGTCGGTATCTCCCGCGTCGCGGCCGCCCACGAGGTGGTTCGATGATCGGTCCGCTAGAGGAATCCAAAACGAATGCGCTCGACTGGCTCACGCAACTCAATCCGATGAACCCGAACGAAGACGGTACGACGAGCGGAACGCACAGCGACGACCCCCCATCCGACGGGGGAGAGAACACCGACGAAGAGCGGGCTCGTGGCGAGGGCAGCGACGGAGACGGGAGTCGGGGCGATTGGATAGCAGCCGAGTCCTCGACCTCACGAACCCTGCACGGCGTCGCTCACGGACAGGACGGGCCGTACGCGTGCGGCGAGGGCGGCATCTTCCTCCACCGGACGCCCGACGGGTGGCGGACGCTCCTCGAACGTGGGCCGGGCGTGTCGGACAACACGCTACGGTCGATCGCCACGACCGACGACGGCTGTCGGCTCTGGTTCGCCGGCGACAGCGGTGCGCTCGGGTTCTACGACGTAGCTGACGGCCATCTCAGCGATCATTCCGCACCCATGGAGAAGACGAGCACCTGGGAAGCGATCGCCGTCACCGGAAAGACGGGCGAGGAGCGGGTCCGCATCGCGAACGGATCCGGGGAGGTCCTCGACTGCACCGTCGAGGACGGCTGTCCCGTCTGGGGCGACGTGGTCAAACCCGGCGGCGGATCGACGATACCCGGCGTAACCGCCGGGCCGGACGGGTTCTACGCCGTCGACACCAGCGGCGGCGCGTACGTCGAACCACCGGAGGGCGGGTCGACGGATAGCGCATCGACGAACGCCGATTCGACGGACGGCTCGACGACCGACGAATCCGCCGACGACGACGCGGCGGATACCGAACCCAGCGGCGACGACGCTGCGAACGCGTGGGAACGGATCGGCGTCCGCAACGCACAGGTCGACTTCCAGGACATCTGGGCGGGCGAGGAGTCCGTCTTCATCGCCGGTGCAGACGGCATCGCCTACCGGTACAGCCCCGACTGCGAGAACTGGACCCCGCTCTACGTCGGCCAGGGGGCACTCCAGACGATTCGATCCGTCGGAGCCGACGCGGTCGCCGTCGCGACCGGCGGGAGAATCTACGAACGCAACGAGAGCGTCCGCTGGGCCGAACTCGAGACCCCCACCGAGAAATCGCTCCTGGACCTCGCGCTCGCCCGCTCGAGTGCCGACGTCGACAGCGGACTCGGGACCGTCCCCGTCGACGTCGCCGTCGGTGCCGGGGGAACGATCCTCGAGCGCGATCGGCGGGATCGTTCGAACACTGACGCCCAACGCACTGACTGAGTGCGATCGCTACGACGGAACCCTCTCGGGGGCGATCGGCGCAGCGTTCGCATCTGACCGCCGACCGAATCAGTCCGCGTTTTCGAGCAGATCGATCACGTTTTCGCGCCCGATCCGGAGTTTTTCGACCGCGTCGTCTTCGGCCATTCCCGAGAGGACCCGCGAGGTCTTCGACGCCGACCAGTCGAGTTCGTCGGCGATCGCGGCCTGGCGCATGCGACCGTCGTTTCGCTCGAGGAGCGTCCGAACGCGATCCTCGTCGGTCGCGAGGTCGGACGCCGGCGATGCGGGACTGCTCGCTGGCGTCCCCGCCGACTCGTCGCCGTCACGTTCCGCTCCGAGGCCGTCGTCAGTCCCGGTCGCGGCGGGGTCGGTCGCCCCGTCGGTCAGTACGGGGAGGCTCGAGCGCAACCGCCGACGGAAACCGCGTTGCGACGTGACGGACACGGCGATCGCGGCGATCGCAACGAGCAGGATACTGCCGCCGACCACGAGCGGCATCCGACCCCACGAGTTCGTTCCCTCGCGGTCGCTGTCGACGGCCGAGTCGGCCGGCTCGAAGCGGACCGTGGGACGGTGATCGGCGAAGCTTTCGGGCCCGGCCCAGACGACGGTCGTGCCGTCCCGCTCGTCCGGTGGCGGTGCCGTCGCCGTCGGCGTGTACCCGTTCGGCGGGGCGATCTGCAATCGGTCGTCGTCGTCGAGATAGAACCCACCCTCGAACACGTCACCAACGGCGACTTCGTCGCCGTCGACCGCCCCGAAGTTCGTCCACGTGAACGAGTACGTGACTCTTCCCCACTGTCTCGGCACCTCCTGAATGGACGTCTCCGCCCGAAACGACGACGCCGTCATGTTTCGATCGGTCGACTCCGCCGCGTTCGAGACGACGCCGGTCATCCGCCGTTCGAACTGCTCGACGTAGGTCTCTCGGTCGGCACGGAACTGCTCCTGGAAGGCCTCGTAGTCGTCCACTTCGGAGTCGTTGGCGAGGCGCGTCCGGACGGTCACCGACCAGTGAGCGGTGCCGTTCTCGTCCAGTGCGATTCGCGTCACCGTCGTATCGGCAGCTGGTGTCTCGGCTGCTGTGATCGCGGCCCCTTCGTCGATACCTGTCGGTTCAGATTGCCCGGTCGACGCCGTCGTCCCGAGCGGAACCGCCCCCAGCGTGAGTATCACTGCGAGGATCACGGCGGTGCGATCGAATGCTGTACTCACGGTTACCACTTATTTTCGAGAGGGGTTGTATAAGGATACTGTCTTGAACGTTGCAAACCGCCGCAAATCGCTGCAAACGACCGCGCGAACTGGATCCAACTCGCGCAATTCGGTAGGAGCCGATGCCACGATCGGTCCGGTTTATGTCTGATACGTTCCGAGGCGTGATCGGATGATACCCCGACGACTACTGATCGCCTTGCTGGCGATCGCGCTTTGTACGAGCGTCCTCGGCCCGGCGGTCGCCGCCGGGACGGTGGCGCAGGACGAGACGAACAGCGACGACACTACCGAAGACACCGTGACCGTGACGACCGGCGCACAGCTGTCGACGGTCGTCACCGCGACGAGCGACGAAGTTCGGACCGACTTCGAGAACACGGTGTTCGAGGAACGCATGGAGCAAGGTAACGATAGCGATCGCGCAACGGCGATCGCGGACCGTGCGGCGGTCCTCGAGAACCGGTCTGAAACTCTCCAGGCGGAGTACGAGGAAGCCACCGCGGCCTACGAGGCCGGCGACATCGACGAGTCGACGTACGCCCAGCGACTCGCGTCGCTGAACGCGCGTGCCCAGAGCGTCGTCTCGAGTTACGACGCGCTCGAGGACCGCCTCGAGTCGATCGACGAGGTCGACCGTCGCGCTGCTGGCGTGACGCCGTCCGAGCTCGCAGACGAGCGAGCGGCGGTGGCCGAGCTCACGAGCTCCGGAACCGACGCGCTGCTCCAGCAGTTCACGGGTGAAGCGCGCGGAAACGCGGAGGTCGAGGTCGATGGCGGCCTGTCGATCGAAGTCGAGAACGAGGACGGCGAACGGAGCCGTGAGTACGAGCGGCCCCGCGACGGGAACGGATCGCTGGTGCTCTCCCAGACGGAGGCGCTCACCGCAGCGACCGACGCCCTCTCCGACGTCGACGGAAACAGTAGCTGGAGCCTCGTCGAGGCCGAAACCGACGACGACGGCGTCTACGAGTTCGAGTTCGTTCTGACGGGAACCGAAACCGGCGAGGCCGAGGTCAGCGTCGACGGCGAAACGGGAACCGTCTTCGAACTCGAGGAAGAAATCGAGGCCCGAGGGGCGGAAGAAGACGAGGACGATGACGACGATGGTGACGAGCGGGAGGACGAAGAGGACGATAACGACGATAGTGACGAGCGGGAAGACGAAGAGGACGATGACGACGAGCGGTTGGTTATTCTGGTCGCGTCCGGATCGCCAGGACCCGGCGAAGAAGTGACGCTGCGGGTGCTCGCGGACGGACAGCCGGCAGCTAACGTGACGGTCACCGTCAACGACCAGACCGTCGGCGAGACGGACGGCGACGGCGAACTCACCGTCACCCTGCCACGCGAGGAGGCCGATATCAAGGCTGAACACGGTGAGGCGGAGGGCGAACGAGAGTTCGAATTCGACGACGATTCGGACGAGATGGACGACGACGCCGAATCGCAGTTCGACGCCGAGGCGACGATCGACAACGGAACCGTGACCGTCTCCGCGACGTTCAACGGGAGCTCAGTGTCGGGCGCAAACGTCATCGCAAACGACGAGTCGGTCGGTACGACCGGGGACGACGGCACGGTTTCGTTCGCCCTCCCCGCTGATGCGGACGAACTCGACATCGACGTGGTTCGGGGGGAACTCGAGACCGAGCTCGAGTTCGAGTTCGAAGCTGAAGACGAAGACGAGGACGAAACTGAAGACGAGGACGAAACTGAAGACGAGGACGAAACGGAAGACGACGATCGATGAATCGAGGATCGAACCGACCCCGACTCCGGCGGCTGGGTGCATACACGTCGCGGCTCTTCGCCGTCGTGCTGGTCGCGCTCCTCCTGACCGGAAGCGTCGTCGCAACGGCCGATAGCGCGAGTGCGATCGACGCTCACTCACAGGAGACGGACTCGGACTCGGCGTTCGTGGTCGCCCTCGAGGACGACGGCGACGCGACGGTGACCGTGGCCGTCACCTTCGACCTGACCGACGAGGCGGATCGAGCGGCCTTCCGGTCGCTCGAGGAGAACGAAACGGAACGACGGGAACTCGAGTCCCGCACTGAACGGCGATTGCAGACGGTCGTGGCCGATGTAGCCAACGAAACCGACCGCGAGATGGCGATCGAGAACACTGGCGTCTCCTTCGAGACGGACGAGGCGGCCGATCGCGGTGTCGTCTCCGTCTCGGCGACCTGGCGCGGGTTCGCAGCCACCGAAGACGGGCGGCTGACCGTCGCGGAACCGTTCACAAGCGGGTTCACGGCGGATCAGGCGGTCGTCCTCGAGCTGCCCGACGGATACGCGCTCGCGGAGTCGACGCCGGAGCCGTCGGAGCGTGTTGATGGGCACATCAGCTGGGATGCGACCACCTCTCTCGACGGGTTCGAGGCAGTCATCGCCCCGTCGGGTGGGGCGAACGACGGTGACTCTCAGCCCGGGTTCGGACTCGGTGCGGCAGTGATCGCGATCGCTGGCGGTGCGTGGTTACACTGCCGTCGGTGAAGGCGGTGCCCCGCACGGAAACCGAACCGTAGTAGCCCTGTTCGGTCCCCGCTGAACACGGCCCCCGATTTTCCGTTTATCGAGCGTCCTCGAGGTCCTCTAACGCGCCCGGATTTTCGATGCTGCTCATGTCGCCGAGATCCTCGCCGGTGTAGGTCGCCTGAATGGCCCGGCGGATGATCTTGCCCGACTGGGTCTTGGGGAACTCGTCGACGAACAGCACCTCGCGCGGGCGGAACGGTTTCCCGAGTTCCTCACCGACCTGTGCGCGCAGTTCCTCCCGGAGGTCGTCCGTTTCCTCGACCCCGTCCTCGAGGACGACGTAGGCGACGACGGCGGTCCCGGTGGTGTCGTCGGGCGCGCCGATGGCGGCGGCCTGGTTGACGGCCGCGTGGTCGATGAGCGCGCCTTCGACCTCCGCCGGCCCGACCTTGCGCCCGGCGACGTTGAGGGTGTCGTCGGCCCGCCCGTGGAGGAACCAGAAGCCGTCGTCGTCCTTCTGGGCCCAGTCGCCGTGATCCCACATGTCCTCGAACGTCGACCAGTACTCGTTCAGGTAGCGCTCGTCGCCCGACCAGAGGGATTTGGTCATCGAGGGACAGGAGTCGCGAGCGACGAGGTAGCCCCGTTCGTTGTCCTCTCTGACCGAGTTCCCCTCGCGGTCGACGACGTCGATGTCCATCCCGAGACCGGGGCCGCCGAGCGTGCAGGGCTTGAGCGGCTCGGTCGGCATCGGCATCAGGAAGCAGCCGCAGATCTCGGTGCCGCCGGAGATGTTGATGATGGGGGCGTCGCCGCCGCCGACGTTCTCGTGGAACCAGTGCCAGGACTCGGGGTCCCAGGGTTCGCCCGTGGAGCCGAGGATCCGCAGACTCGAGAGGTCGTGGCCCTCGAGCCAGTCGTCCCCGTGCTTCCGAAGGGCGCGGATCGCGGTCGGCGAGATGCCGAACTGCGTGAGCTTGTGGCGGTCGATCATCTCCCAGAAGCGGTCCGGGTCGGGGTGGTCGGGGGCGCCCTCGTACATGAAGACGGTGCCGCCGAAGGTGTGCGTGCCGATCAGGGACCACGGCCCCATCATCCAGCCGATGTCCGAGACCCAGAAGAACCGGTCGGCGGGTTTGAGGTCCATGCCGAAGTAGACCTCTTTCGGACACTGGACCTGGACGCCCGCGTGGGTGTGGACGATCCCCTTCGGCTTGCCCGTCGTCCCCGAGGAGTAGAGGAGCATCGACTCCTGACTCGAGTCGAGCGACTTCGTCTCGTAGTCGTCGTCCGCCTCCGCGACGGCGTCGTCCCACCACTCGTCGCGGGCGTCGGTCCACGGGATTTCGCGTTCGCTGGTTTTACTGCTCGAGCCCAGTCGGTCGAAGACGATCGTGTGTTCGACGTGGCCGGCCTCCGCGATCGCCTCGTCGGCCGCCGATTTGAGGAAGACCGGATCGCCGCGGCGATAGAAGCCGTCGCCCGTGAACAATACGGAACACTCCGAGTCCGCGATCCGAGTCGCGGCCGCGTCCACGCCGAAGCCGGAGAAGATCGGGACCGCGATCGCGCCCACTTTGAAACAGCCGTAGAGGATCGAGACGACCTCCGGCACCATCGGCATGTAGAGCCCGACCGTGTCACCGGTCTCGACGCCGCGCTCCTCGAGCGCGTTCGCGACCTGATTCGCCTGCCGGTGGAGTTCGTGGTAGGTCACCTCCCGGACGTCGCCGTCCTCGCCCTCCCAGATGGTCGCGACTTTGTTCCGGCGCTCCTCGTCGACTTCGGCGTGGCGATCGACGACGTTGTGAGCGATGTTGAGTTCGCCGCCGGGGTACCAGTCGGAGAACTGCGGCCCGTCGCTGTCGTCCCGGATCTCGTCGTACTCCTCGTAGAACTCGATCCCGAGGTAGTCGACGAGTTCGTCCCAGAACCAGTCGACGCCGCTGTCGGGCTCGCCCTCGAGGTCCGTCGTCGTCCGCTCGATCAGTTCCTCGTAATCGTCGATCCCGTACGTCTGCATGAAGTCGTAGACGTTCGTCGACTCGACGAACTCCTGACTGGGCTCGTGGACGATCTCGTCGATGTCCTCGAGACTGGGGCTTGTGTTTCCGGGCATAGTCACTCGTAGGTTAGACTCATGCCCCCATCAAACAACAGGTCGCCGCCGTCGAGGTGTCGGCCCAGATCCGAGAAGCCGAGCAGGAAGAGGTTGGCGACGTCGATCGGTTCCATCATCTCCGTGACGCGGGACTGGCCGAGCATGACGTCCTCGATCACCTCGTCGACGCTGATCCCGCGCTGTTCGGCGGTGTCCTCGAGTTGAGCCGTCACCAGCGGCGTCTTTACGTAGCCGGTACTGACCGAGAAGGCGCGGATCTTCCCCTCGCCTTCGGCGGCGATCGACTGCGTGAGACCGCGCAGGCCGAACTTCGAGACGTTGTACGCGACCTTGTCGCTGGTGACGTAGTGGCCGTGAACCGAGCACATGTTGCCGACGCAGCCCTCGCCGTCCTTAGTCTCCCGAAAGTGGGGAATACAGAGCTTCGAGAGATAGAGCGGCGCACGGAGCATGACGTCGTGCATTCGATCGTAGGCCTCCATCGGAAACTCGTCGATCGGATCGATGTGTTGCATCCCCGCGACGTTCGCGAGATACGCGAGGTCGCCGAGCCGAGCGGCATCGTCGACGATCCGCTCGAGGTCTTCGTCGTCTGTGAGATCGCCGGGAATCGATTCGATCGTCCCCTCGAGGTCGAGCTCTTCGCGGCGGTCGATCGTTCCCTCGAGGCCCTCGTCGTCGATATCGGTCGCCGCGACGGTAAGCCCGTTTCCGGCGGCGGCCAGCGCGGTCGCCCGACCGATACCCGAGGCCGCACCCGTTACGAGACAGACGTTCCGGCCCGTAAACCCCTCGTCGGGTATCGTGTGTATATTTTCGCGGGTCACCGTCGGTGGCGTCACTTGATTCTGAGACATTCTACACGGCTAGTAGGTAGCAATGCACGTGCTAAAACGTCGCCATTAACATATCAACGGCGTCGTATCGGGCGGTTGTCAGCGGGAATGTCGTCGACGACTGTCGATGATGTCGTATCGAACGAACGTTCGCAAGTCGAGTTCTAGAGTGCTTAATTGACTATTTATTTAACGTTTGGACTAGGATATAATCAATGGCTTCCGCATTCTAACGTGAATTCCAGTTTATAATAGCAACTATTAAGACCTTGTATGTCAGTCTCTCTCTCCCTAGCGATGATCGACCTCGATATCGACATGCGGCAGTACGATTGTCCGTTCATCGATACGACCGACGACGTCGACATCGCGTTCTCGGCCGTCCAGTGGCAACTCGACACCGACGCGGAGAAACTCGAGACGCGTCTCATCGCCAAGACGGAGTCGAGGGGCGCACTCGAGGACGGCCTTCGAGCGCTTCGGGAGCACCCGAACATGACGAACTGTTATATCCTCTCGAAGCGGGATACCACGGCGGAGATCGGCACGAAGATCGAGCAGACGAACGCTATGCGGACGATTCAGAACAACGGCGGCTACATCACCGGCCCCTTCCAGATCGAGAACGGACGAGAACGGTGGCACGTCGGCTTCGACGCGGACGAAGACGAGGATCGAGCGCTCGCGGCGCTCGAGCGACACAACGATTTCAGCGTCCAGGACCGCGACCAGTTCGGCCCGTCGACGCTGTTCGACCTGCTCGAGAATTCCGAGAGCGCGATGCAGTTGCTCGAGGGCTGTCGAGCGCTGACCGACACCGAACGCGAAACGTTCAAAGTCGCGTCTCGGAACGGCTATTACGAGACGCCGCGGGAGACGACGCTCGACGAACTCGCGGACCACTTCGATATCTCGAAGACGGCCGTCTCGATGAATCTCCGCCGGAGCGAGCGAAAGGTGCTCGAGGGAGTACTCGGCGCGATCGAGCGGATGGACGACGACCAGCTCTGAGAACTGCGGTCGGAACGACTGGTCGACGTACTTGGCTTCGAATCGTTGTACGATAGCGGCGCGTGTAGTTGGCGAGCGGTGTGAAGCCACTGCCCTCGCGGGGCGGCCACCGAACAGCGGCGATACGTGCCCCTGTGCGATCGATATATCGGCGGACAGGAACTGCGAGTACCCCTACCCGCTGTCCGCCTTCCTACCGAATCGGTTGGGTGTCGGGATAATACGCTTTGTGGATCAGTTCGATTTATCGACACGACTGCTGTGGTGTCGGACCGAGCACCCGAGCGGCGATACCGTCGGATACGGAATGCATCGCCGGAGAAAATCGCGACGACGACCGGATTACTCGCCGCCGCCCTGCATGAGCATCTGGATCTCCTCGTCCGAGGAGAGCGCCTTGGGATCGCCGCTTTCAACGATCTCGCCGCGTTCGATCACGTACATTCGGTCGACGATCTCCGGAACGTGGCTCGCGTTCGACTCGGCGATCAGCACCGAGATATCTCGGTCGATGATCTCGTGAATGTAGGACTTGACGTTCTCGACGACGACTGGGGCCAGTCCCTCGAGCGGTTCGTCGAGGATAAGCAAATCGGGCTGGAGCGCGAGCGCCCGCCCGATCGCGGTCATCTTCCCCTGCCCGCCGCTCAGGTTCTGTACTTCGGCGTCGCGTCGATCCTCGAGCTCGTCGAAGAGGTCGAAGATGTCCTCGACGAGGGCGTCCTCGTCCTCGACGCCGCGTGCCTCGCCGGCGGTCCAGATCGGGAGCCGGAAGTTCTCCTCGACGGTCATTCCGGTGAAGAGGTCGCGACTCTCCGGCTGGTACCCGATCCCCCGCTTGGGGATCAGTTCGGGCCGCATGTCGAGCAACTCCTCGCCGCGCAGCCGGATCGAGCCGTTCGCGACCGGCGTGAGCCCCATGATCGATCGGAACGTCGAGGTCTTGCCGGCACCGTTGCGACCGACGAGCGCGACGGCCTCGCCCTCCTTGACCTCGAGGTCGAGGCCGTGCGTAACCTCGAACCCCTCGACGGTCGCCGAGAGGTTCGATACCTCGAGTAGCGGGCTCGACGGATCGTACCCGTCGTTAGAACCGGGAGCGCTCATTCGTCCACCCCCAGCAGCACCCGCCGGAGTTCCGAGTCGGTCTCGAGTAGGGAGGGATCGCCCTCCCGGAAGACGCGCCCCTCGTGGAGGACCACGAGGCGGTCCGCGTACTCCTTGACGAGGTCCATGTCGTGTTCGATCGTCACCGTCGTCACGCCGTCGGCCTCGCTGGCCTCGACGACCGTCTCGATGACGTACTCCTTCTCTCGCGTCGCGACGCCGGCAGTGGGTTCGTCGAGCAACAGATAGGTCGGGTCGAGGCCGAACGACATGGCCACGTCGAGCAGTTTCCGATCGCCGTGGGGCAGCGTCTCGGCCACCTCGTGTTGCACGTCCTCGAGACGGAACTGCGCGAGCAGCTCGTCGATTTCGCGCTCGACGTCCTCGTGGCCGTCGTCGACCGAGCCCATGCTCAGCGTCTTGCCGTGTTTCGAGAGAACGGCGATGCGAACGTTCTCGCGAACGGTCATCTCTTCGAAGACGTGGACGATCTGGAAGCTCCGAACGAGCCCTTCTCCGACCCGGTCCTCGGGAGCCATCTCCGTGATGTCTTCCTCGACAGTGTCGCCGTTTTCCTCCCTGTGAACGACGACCGACCCCTGATCGGGCTCGAGCAGCCCGGTCAGCAGGTTGATCAGCGTCGTCTTGCCGGCCCCGTTCGGGCCGACGATGAACACCATCTCGCCGTCTGTCTCGCCGAAGGTCAGCGAGACGTCGTCCGTGGCGCGCAGTTCTCCGAACTCCTTGCGAAGATCTCGTGCTTCGAGCATATCAGTTGACCCCGAATACGATGATTCGGACGGTAGTTACGGCGCGAGACACGCCCCGACGGAGCGACGAACCGATCGTCGCGAGGTCCTCCCGAAGCAGGCCGGGGTCGCGACGGCGTCGCGACAGTCCCGTGCCGATCTTCGGGATCGATCCCAGGATTCCTTCCGGCAGGAAGAGCACCACTGCGAGCAGCGTCAGGCCGGTCAAGGCGTTGTAATACTCGATGTAGAACGGTGCCTGGACCAGCAGGTAGACGAGTACGACGCCGCCGATTACGGGGCCGACGAGCGTGCCGAACCCGCCGAGGATCGCCATGAAGAGGATCTCGCCCGACACGAACGCGTACAGGGTCGCCTCTGGGCTGACGTGCAACTGCAGGAGGGCGAAGAGCCCCCCGGCGAGTCCGCCGTAGATACCCGAGATCACGAACGCGACCCAGACGTACTTTTCGACCGGGATGCCGACGAACCTCGCTCGCGTCCGGTTCTGCCCGATGGCGTCTAACGCCCTGCCGAACGGCGAGTTGACGAGTTTCCACATCACCAGCAGCGAGACGATGAGCACGACGACCGTAAAGTAATACAGGACCAGCTCGTACCCCGTCGAGCTCAGTTGAAGGCCGAACAGCGCGGGCGGGTTCAGCCCGTCGGGGCGGACGTTGAGCCCGTCACTGTAGTTGAAGTAGCCGCTCTGCAGGACGAACGCGTACAGCACCTGGTTGAACGCGAGCGTCAGCAGTGCGAAGTAGATGTCGAGGTAGCTGGCGACGAAGTAGCCGATCAGCACCGAAATCGTCGTCGCCGCGAGGACGCCTCCCAGCAGCAAGAGGAGGCCGCTCGAGACGTCGAACTGAGACGCTAATACGGCGGCGGCGTAGGCCCCGACGCCGAAGAACGCCGCGTGACCGAACGAGACGAGTTCGGTGTGGCGCAAGAGGAGGTTCAACCCGACCGCCGCGAGCCCGAACAGGATCCCGCGGTGGATCGCGGTGAACGAGAGCGGGGTGAACCGCGTGATGTCGGGGACGATCAAGAGGGCGACGAATCCGACGGCAGCGAGGACCGCCTGGCTCTTCGTCAGTTCCATCCCCTCCGCGAGACGAACGTGCGTTTCGCCGTCGCGGTCGACGAGGAAGCGACTCATTGGATCTCACCCCACGCCCCGTAGAGCCCCTCCGGTTTGAGCAGCAAGACGAGCACCATCAGGAGGAACGGAACGGCCAGCTCGAGCTGCGGATAGTACGGCGTCACGACGCGACTGGAGACGCCGACCAGAATCGAGCCGACGAACGCACCGTTCAGGCTGCCGAGCCCGCCGATGACGATCACGACGAACGAAAGCACCAGCCAGTCGAGTCCCATTCCGAGGGAGGCCGAGCCGGGTCCGATGCTGACCATCGCACCGCCGAAGCCGGCGAAGAACGCGCCGATGGCGAACACGAGGGTGAACATGCGGTCCGTACTGATGCCGATCGCGGTCGACATCTCCCGGTTGATCGCCGTCGCTCGCACGATTCGACCGGTCTTCGTCCGATCGAAGAACCAGACGAGCCAGGCGAACACTGCGACGCCGATCAAAATGACGAAGACGTTGTACGAGGGATAGTTGATGCCGACGAGCTCCGTCGTCGGAATCTCGTTGATGCCGCCGAAGACCCCCAGGTCGACCGGCGACGGCCCCCAGACGAACTTCATGACGTCGGTGAGGACCAGCAGCAGTCCGTACGTCAGCAGGAGCTGATAGACCTCGTCCCGGTCGTAGATCGGCCTGATGAACGCCGCCTCGAGCGCGCCGCCGACCGGCAGCAACACGGCGGCGGTCGCGAGCGAGCCGGCGAGGACGACGAGGCCGAAGACGATCGCCGTCACTGGGCCGGTCGGCGCCGCGACTTGTCCCGCGATGAAGCCGATGACGCTGAACGCGCTGAACGCGCCCAGCGCGTACAACTCGCCGTGGGCGAGGTTAAGGATCCCGAGCACGCCGAAGATGATCGTCATCCCCGACGCGATCATGAACAGGATCGAGCCGTAGTACAGCCCGTTGAGTACGTGTTCGAGCATAATTATTGAATACCGTCTCGCACGTCACTCACCAGCTTCCGATCCAATCGCTCGAGATCTCGCCCGGCGGCGGCGACACGTTCTTGGCGGCGAAGACGTTCACGTCCTGAAGCGCTGCGGCATCGTGCTCGTCCGACCAGGTCAGTTCACCGAAGTGAGCGTTGGAGTAGCCCTGGTGGTCCGACCCCATCGTGTGGTAGCCGGCCGGCGTGAAGAAGCCGTGATTCTCGAGGACCATTGCGAGTTCCTCCTGCTCGGGCCAGCGACCGAGGAGGCTGACTGCTTTCTCGGCTGCCGTCGCCCACGCCGTCACCGCGCCGTAGCCGCTCATGAAGTGGGCCGTCGGCACGACCCCGTACTCGCTCTGTACCTCGTCGACCAAGTCGGCGGCCGGGCTCCATCGGTCGGTCGAGGGCTCGCCCCAGTAGAAGTTCCGCGATCCCGAGTAGATCGGACCGTCGACGAGATCCTCCTCCATATCGTTGGCCGAGCCGTACAGGACCGTCCCGACCAGTAGTTCGGTGTTGTCGAACATGTCGTTGGCGTGGCCCTGCTCGAGCAACAGCGTCGCGTCACCGCCCCAGCAACTCGAGAAGACGACGTCGGGCTCCTCCCCGTTGATCTCGGTGATGTGGGTGGACATGTCGCTGGTACCCAGGTCCGGGAACCCGCTATACACCTGCTCTGCCCCCGTGAGCTTCTCGATCCCTTGCGAGAACAGATTCATCTCGTCCTGTCCGAACGCGTAGTTGGGGTTGATTCCCGCGTA
This portion of the Natrinema salinisoli genome encodes:
- a CDS encoding helix-turn-helix transcriptional regulator, whose translation is MSTAFDRTAVILAVILTLGAVPLGTTASTGQSEPTGIDEGAAITAAETPAADTTVTRIALDENGTAHWSVTVRTRLANDSEVDDYEAFQEQFRADRETYVEQFERRMTGVVSNAAESTDRNMTASSFRAETSIQEVPRQWGRVTYSFTWTNFGAVDGDEVAVGDVFEGGFYLDDDDRLQIAPPNGYTPTATAPPPDERDGTTVVWAGPESFADHRPTVRFEPADSAVDSDREGTNSWGRMPLVVGGSILLVAIAAIAVSVTSQRGFRRRLRSSLPVLTDGATDPAATGTDDGLGAERDGDESAGTPASSPASPASDLATDEDRVRTLLERNDGRMRQAAIADELDWSASKTSRVLSGMAEDDAVEKLRIGRENVIDLLENAD
- a CDS encoding DUF4198 domain-containing protein; protein product: MIPRRLLIALLAIALCTSVLGPAVAAGTVAQDETNSDDTTEDTVTVTTGAQLSTVVTATSDEVRTDFENTVFEERMEQGNDSDRATAIADRAAVLENRSETLQAEYEEATAAYEAGDIDESTYAQRLASLNARAQSVVSSYDALEDRLESIDEVDRRAAGVTPSELADERAAVAELTSSGTDALLQQFTGEARGNAEVEVDGGLSIEVENEDGERSREYERPRDGNGSLVLSQTEALTAATDALSDVDGNSSWSLVEAETDDDGVYEFEFVLTGTETGEAEVSVDGETGTVFELEEEIEARGAEEDEDDDDDGDEREDEEDDNDDSDEREDEEDDDDERLVILVASGSPGPGEEVTLRVLADGQPAANVTVTVNDQTVGETDGDGELTVTLPREEADIKAEHGEAEGEREFEFDDDSDEMDDDAESQFDAEATIDNGTVTVSATFNGSSVSGANVIANDESVGTTGDDGTVSFALPADADELDIDVVRGELETELEFEFEAEDEDEDETEDEDETEDEDETEDDDR
- a CDS encoding AMP-binding protein; translation: MPGNTSPSLEDIDEIVHEPSQEFVESTNVYDFMQTYGIDDYEELIERTTTDLEGEPDSGVDWFWDELVDYLGIEFYEEYDEIRDDSDGPQFSDWYPGGELNIAHNVVDRHAEVDEERRNKVATIWEGEDGDVREVTYHELHRQANQVANALEERGVETGDTVGLYMPMVPEVVSILYGCFKVGAIAVPIFSGFGVDAAATRIADSECSVLFTGDGFYRRGDPVFLKSAADEAIAEAGHVEHTIVFDRLGSSSKTSEREIPWTDARDEWWDDAVAEADDDYETKSLDSSQESMLLYSSGTTGKPKGIVHTHAGVQVQCPKEVYFGMDLKPADRFFWVSDIGWMMGPWSLIGTHTFGGTVFMYEGAPDHPDPDRFWEMIDRHKLTQFGISPTAIRALRKHGDDWLEGHDLSSLRILGSTGEPWDPESWHWFHENVGGGDAPIINISGGTEICGCFLMPMPTEPLKPCTLGGPGLGMDIDVVDREGNSVREDNERGYLVARDSCPSMTKSLWSGDERYLNEYWSTFEDMWDHGDWAQKDDDGFWFLHGRADDTLNVAGRKVGPAEVEGALIDHAAVNQAAAIGAPDDTTGTAVVAYVVLEDGVEETDDLREELRAQVGEELGKPFRPREVLFVDEFPKTQSGKIIRRAIQATYTGEDLGDMSSIENPGALEDLEDAR
- a CDS encoding DUF4897 domain-containing protein, producing the protein MNRGSNRPRLRRLGAYTSRLFAVVLVALLLTGSVVATADSASAIDAHSQETDSDSAFVVALEDDGDATVTVAVTFDLTDEADRAAFRSLEENETERRELESRTERRLQTVVADVANETDREMAIENTGVSFETDEAADRGVVSVSATWRGFAATEDGRLTVAEPFTSGFTADQAVVLELPDGYALAESTPEPSERVDGHISWDATTSLDGFEAVIAPSGGANDGDSQPGFGLGAAVIAIAGGAWLHCRR